In Vibrio hippocampi, the following are encoded in one genomic region:
- a CDS encoding sensor domain-containing diguanylate cyclase, producing the protein MPHPEMNLIYGSAKVCDSHIVEMSEELCHLLGGVQQPTTLPLSLIDLFADTERERIDAEIALILQGNTTSQPQLLDMKNQYLGTIPVLLILNKTEWLNRPAVEMTIIDIQFTYSQCLKAREQDQMFRDMILHSAQGILVHRAFKPLFVNNSWVKLQGGDSVEQVLDMETILPLLPSHVIEGAQQRYAELIESKHPKASSVVKNIGLDGISRYFNIYDNVIYWQGELAVQVVLEDVTDKVALENQLKYQANHDDLTGLLNRRAVYSWAQDQITQHSPLTCLLMDIDNFKQINDTYGHGVGDDVIRTLSNIANETIASVGGMTGRWGGEEFIAFVPQLSMQHIQCVAQTICEKFRNTHLYSAHNQAFSATVSIGISYMDTVSEDQCLDALVQRTDRLLYTAKAKGKDRVCIKNRRHEHLLAI; encoded by the coding sequence ATGCCCCACCCAGAAATGAACCTGATTTATGGCTCTGCTAAAGTCTGTGACAGTCACATTGTCGAGATGAGTGAAGAGCTCTGTCATCTTCTTGGGGGTGTCCAACAACCAACCACGCTACCGCTGTCGTTGATTGATCTGTTTGCTGACACAGAGAGAGAACGAATTGACGCCGAGATTGCACTGATTCTGCAAGGCAATACGACATCTCAACCACAACTTCTCGACATGAAGAATCAATATCTAGGGACTATCCCAGTACTACTGATTCTTAACAAAACAGAGTGGCTTAATCGACCTGCTGTAGAGATGACGATCATTGACATACAGTTTACTTACTCACAGTGCCTAAAAGCTCGAGAACAAGACCAGATGTTTCGCGATATGATCTTACACTCTGCTCAGGGGATACTTGTCCACAGAGCATTTAAGCCACTCTTCGTCAATAACTCCTGGGTGAAACTGCAAGGCGGCGATTCGGTTGAGCAAGTCCTCGACATGGAAACCATTCTGCCACTGCTGCCTAGTCATGTGATCGAAGGCGCTCAACAGCGATATGCCGAACTAATAGAGAGCAAGCATCCTAAAGCGAGCAGTGTTGTGAAAAATATTGGCTTAGACGGCATCAGTCGATATTTCAATATCTATGACAACGTTATTTACTGGCAAGGAGAATTGGCGGTGCAAGTGGTGCTTGAAGATGTCACAGACAAAGTGGCGTTGGAAAATCAGCTTAAATACCAAGCCAATCATGATGATCTCACCGGACTGTTGAATCGCAGAGCCGTTTATAGTTGGGCACAAGATCAGATCACCCAGCACTCACCACTCACCTGCTTACTAATGGACATAGACAATTTTAAGCAGATTAATGATACCTATGGTCACGGTGTCGGCGATGATGTCATTCGAACGTTATCGAATATCGCCAATGAGACCATCGCGAGTGTCGGTGGTATGACGGGTCGCTGGGGAGGCGAAGAGTTTATTGCTTTTGTTCCCCAACTATCCATGCAGCACATACAATGTGTAGCGCAAACCATCTGTGAGAAGTTCAGAAATACCCACCTTTACAGCGCTCACAATCAGGCATTTAGCGCGACGGTAAGTATTGGTATTAGCTATATGGATACAGTAAGTGAAGACCAATGTTTAGATGCGCTTGTGCAACGAACAGACCGTTTGTTGTACACCGCCAAAGCCAAGGGTAAAGATCGCGTTTGCATCAAAAATCGCCGACATGAACACTTACTCGCGATCTAG